Proteins encoded by one window of Kribbella flavida DSM 17836:
- a CDS encoding family 2 encapsulin nanocompartment cargo protein polyprenyl transferase, whose protein sequence is MTTLERLDPADSPPSGTTDGTGATTSGDAMNRVLAQRALGWSRDQVEPALRAAVGKLPLATQRITNYHFGWEDEDGTPTRADGGKALRPALALLASQAVGGTTAAAVPAAVAVELVHNFSLLHDDVMDCDTTRRHRATAWTVFGLGPAILAGDALLSLAFDVLVSSGEPAADDGAKVLGQAVQELVEGQLADAHFEIRNDVTLSECLRMAQLKTGALLGCSTALGAMFGGGRSEQVDHLRLFGEDLGLAYQYVDDLLGIWGDPRVTGKPVHSDLRRRKKSLPVIAALTSGTAAGQELAALYQGSRDLTDAELVRAAGLIDEAGAKAQSQAQADALLTAALGELRSASGAVGAADDLERLARWATRRDR, encoded by the coding sequence ATGACGACACTCGAACGACTCGATCCCGCGGACAGTCCACCGAGCGGTACGACGGACGGCACGGGAGCGACCACGTCAGGTGACGCGATGAACAGGGTCCTCGCGCAGCGGGCACTCGGCTGGTCCCGGGACCAGGTCGAGCCGGCGCTGCGGGCCGCGGTCGGCAAGTTGCCGCTGGCAACGCAGCGGATCACCAACTACCACTTCGGCTGGGAGGACGAGGACGGCACGCCGACCCGCGCCGACGGCGGCAAGGCGCTTCGCCCGGCGCTGGCTTTGCTGGCGTCGCAAGCGGTCGGCGGTACGACGGCCGCCGCGGTGCCCGCCGCGGTGGCGGTCGAGCTGGTGCACAACTTCTCCCTGCTGCACGACGACGTGATGGACTGCGACACGACCCGGCGGCACCGCGCGACCGCGTGGACGGTGTTCGGTCTCGGGCCGGCCATCCTGGCGGGCGATGCCCTGCTCAGTCTGGCGTTCGACGTCCTCGTGAGCAGTGGTGAGCCGGCGGCCGACGACGGGGCGAAGGTGCTCGGGCAGGCGGTCCAGGAGCTGGTCGAAGGGCAGCTCGCCGACGCGCACTTCGAGATCCGCAACGACGTGACGCTGAGCGAGTGCCTCCGGATGGCGCAGCTCAAGACCGGGGCGCTGCTCGGCTGTTCGACGGCGCTCGGGGCGATGTTCGGTGGTGGCCGGTCCGAGCAGGTCGATCACCTGCGGCTGTTCGGCGAGGATCTCGGTCTCGCGTACCAGTACGTCGACGACCTGCTCGGGATCTGGGGCGATCCGCGAGTCACGGGCAAGCCGGTGCACTCGGACCTGCGGCGGCGGAAGAAGTCGCTGCCGGTGATCGCCGCGCTCACGTCGGGGACCGCTGCCGGCCAGGAACTGGCCGCGCTCTACCAGGGATCGCGCGATCTGACCGACGCCGAGCTGGTGCGGGCGGCCGGGTTGATCGACGAGGCCGGGGCGAAGGCGCAGAGCCAGGCACAGGCCGACGCGTTGCTGACTGCGGCGCTCGGCGAACTGCGCTCGGCGAGCGGTGCAGTGGGCGCCGCGGACGACCTGGAGCGGCTGGCGCGATGGGCGACCCGTCGCGACCGTTGA
- a CDS encoding LuxR family transcriptional regulator: protein MTTPRMIGRERETRLLRTAVTAAPSLVLVVGEAGTGKSRLVAEVARDHPARWLTGQCHPVQDETPLTPVLEALAPVSDQQPGAGTPWRGALVPGMRHSVFARTRELLASLGPTVLVVEDLHWADPGTLQLLRFLASRLPREVRVVATYRPEDTLVAGEITALAGCVPPGTRTTEVRLHPLAPHAVREFAAQMLGVDELPDGLARELFERTGGLPFVLEEFLRDVAIGADGSLAPVARALAETRAPVALRAAVAIKLEQLPEACRRVVWATAVLDAPSPDALIGAVAEVGAAELADAVDAALARALLGESRPGLYDLRHALGQRAVYETIPADELRRLHRRAAEAVGSRDPGAHARIAAHARRGGLVGTWLTEAELAAAQLVECGKADRAVEQLLEMLRFEGLAWADRARLATRLGHAAVESAQWDEAVVAMRMVLDELVVASGDRGSLRLALGLVLHDRAGEFAAARRELAAAVEELGGDPIAAALAMSTLAVPTSGAEEIAEHRAWMHRALRLLGEPTQSAWPAAAGASPLAVRRSGASARRDGVGYADVREGGRSGIAGVRDGSTDDAASGRTRVVGGSVAGDVVRPRDGAGESAGVGIEGPPGVTGVRGGGAPGASGGRSGGAVGTSSARRAGEAGGVAGVADARRSRRVDAVAGGGVRRDAAAGDAGRRQIASVGGVDVPVAGSAGDGDVRGSRSAGDGDVRSKGLAGGGSGRDGGAAVRGVWRNRGRLLLAAGDLAGDDGTADAARGLLWLGHDRRSRELPAGVGTRLWQAWLAGQWEELPERLLRARSETASAPLVRAEVELVTGRLHLVRGDLSAAMEVLESVRGELPVRAAALATIGRMQLALGQTDAAVEAVEDFVSVVRRKDGWAWAGELVATTCVAWDRSERRPDALGLLQEFDAGLVGRDAPASVAASKLARAFLSIGDTADRERTAHRGDREPGGECGGGRGEGRGSGQAGSGNASRASTGLHPSTTSPRPTSPSGAGEAAVRPSADWFEMAAAAYRAIGRPYDECCALEGRARRALELGDAQELVALEARYEKLGARWDARRCREALREAGVAVTSRRGRRGYGNALSPREHEVARLAARGLSNNRIAAELSLSVSTVEDHLSRAMRKLKIRSRRDLGPLIAP, encoded by the coding sequence TTGACGACGCCGCGGATGATCGGCAGAGAGCGCGAAACGCGGTTGCTCAGGACCGCGGTGACAGCGGCGCCGAGTCTGGTGCTGGTGGTGGGAGAGGCGGGAACAGGCAAGAGCAGGCTGGTCGCCGAGGTGGCTCGGGACCATCCAGCGCGATGGCTGACGGGTCAATGCCATCCGGTGCAGGACGAGACGCCACTGACGCCGGTGCTGGAGGCGTTGGCTCCGGTCTCGGACCAGCAACCAGGAGCCGGTACGCCGTGGCGCGGGGCGCTGGTTCCGGGGATGCGGCACTCAGTGTTCGCGCGGACGAGGGAGTTGCTGGCCTCGCTCGGGCCGACGGTGCTGGTCGTCGAGGATCTGCACTGGGCGGATCCGGGGACGCTGCAACTGCTGCGGTTCCTGGCGAGCCGGTTGCCGCGGGAGGTCCGCGTGGTCGCCACCTACCGGCCCGAGGACACCCTGGTCGCCGGCGAGATCACGGCATTGGCCGGCTGCGTCCCGCCGGGGACTCGGACGACCGAAGTACGGCTCCACCCGCTCGCGCCGCACGCGGTACGGGAGTTCGCTGCGCAGATGCTCGGTGTCGACGAGCTGCCGGATGGATTGGCGAGGGAGTTGTTCGAGCGGACGGGCGGTCTGCCGTTCGTGCTGGAGGAGTTCTTGCGGGACGTGGCGATCGGGGCTGACGGATCGCTGGCACCGGTCGCCCGGGCGCTGGCGGAAACCCGCGCGCCGGTGGCGTTGCGAGCGGCGGTCGCGATCAAGCTGGAACAGTTGCCAGAGGCATGCAGACGGGTGGTCTGGGCCACTGCGGTGCTCGACGCACCCTCGCCCGATGCGCTGATCGGCGCTGTCGCGGAGGTTGGTGCAGCGGAGTTGGCCGATGCCGTGGATGCGGCGTTGGCGCGGGCGTTGCTGGGGGAGTCGCGGCCGGGGTTGTACGACTTGCGGCATGCGCTGGGGCAGCGCGCGGTGTACGAGACGATCCCGGCGGACGAACTGCGCCGGTTGCATCGGCGAGCGGCCGAGGCCGTGGGATCGCGCGATCCCGGCGCGCACGCGCGGATCGCGGCGCACGCTCGGCGGGGCGGCTTGGTCGGCACTTGGCTGACCGAGGCGGAGTTGGCTGCCGCTCAACTCGTCGAGTGCGGGAAGGCGGACCGGGCGGTCGAGCAACTGCTGGAGATGCTGCGGTTCGAAGGGTTGGCGTGGGCGGATCGGGCGCGGCTGGCGACGCGGCTGGGGCACGCGGCGGTGGAATCGGCGCAGTGGGACGAGGCCGTGGTCGCGATGCGGATGGTGCTGGACGAGTTGGTGGTGGCGAGCGGTGATCGGGGCAGCCTGCGGTTGGCGTTGGGCCTGGTGCTGCACGACCGGGCTGGGGAGTTCGCCGCCGCGCGACGGGAGCTGGCGGCGGCGGTCGAGGAGTTGGGCGGGGATCCGATCGCGGCTGCGTTGGCGATGTCGACGTTGGCGGTTCCGACGTCGGGCGCGGAGGAGATTGCCGAGCACAGAGCGTGGATGCACCGGGCTCTCCGGTTGCTTGGCGAGCCGACTCAGAGCGCGTGGCCTGCCGCGGCTGGTGCCAGTCCGCTCGCCGTACGGCGCTCTGGTGCTTCGGCGCGTCGAGACGGGGTCGGGTACGCCGACGTACGGGAAGGCGGGCGCAGTGGGATTGCCGGTGTGCGGGATGGCTCGACCGACGATGCCGCGTCGGGGAGGACTCGCGTGGTGGGAGGCAGCGTTGCTGGTGATGTGGTTCGGCCGCGGGATGGTGCTGGGGAGTCAGCTGGGGTGGGGATAGAGGGGCCGCCCGGTGTCACGGGGGTGCGTGGCGGCGGCGCGCCGGGGGCTTCCGGTGGGCGGTCGGGTGGGGCGGTGGGTACTTCGAGTGCGCGGCGGGCCGGGGAGGCGGGTGGGGTTGCGGGCGTTGCGGATGCTCGGAGATCCCGCCGGGTCGACGCTGTCGCAGGCGGCGGCGTGCGGCGGGATGCTGCTGCGGGTGACGCAGGTAGGCGGCAGATCGCCTCAGTGGGCGGCGTTGATGTGCCGGTGGCCGGCTCCGCGGGTGACGGCGATGTGCGAGGGAGCAGGTCCGCGGGTGACGGCGATGTGCGGTCGAAGGGCTTGGCGGGTGGTGGTTCAGGGCGTGATGGGGGTGCGGCTGTTCGGGGAGTTTGGCGGAATCGGGGGCGGTTGTTGCTGGCGGCGGGTGATCTGGCGGGGGACGACGGGACGGCGGATGCGGCGCGGGGGTTGTTGTGGCTGGGGCACGATCGGCGGAGCCGGGAGTTGCCGGCGGGGGTTGGGACCCGGTTGTGGCAGGCGTGGTTGGCGGGGCAGTGGGAGGAGTTGCCGGAACGGTTGCTGAGGGCAAGGAGTGAGACTGCTTCGGCTCCGCTTGTGCGGGCTGAGGTTGAGCTGGTGACCGGGCGACTTCACTTGGTGCGGGGGGACCTTTCGGCGGCGATGGAGGTGCTGGAGTCGGTGCGTGGCGAGTTGCCGGTACGGGCGGCGGCACTGGCGACGATCGGGCGGATGCAGCTGGCGCTGGGGCAGACGGATGCGGCCGTGGAGGCGGTGGAGGACTTCGTCTCGGTGGTACGGCGTAAGGACGGGTGGGCGTGGGCGGGGGAGTTGGTTGCTACGACGTGTGTCGCTTGGGATCGCAGTGAGCGACGACCGGACGCGTTGGGCTTGTTGCAGGAGTTCGACGCGGGCTTGGTTGGACGGGATGCGCCTGCTTCGGTTGCCGCGAGCAAGCTCGCGCGTGCGTTTCTGAGCATTGGCGACACTGCCGATCGGGAACGAACCGCACACCGGGGAGACCGTGAACCAGGCGGCGAGTGTGGTGGCGGGCGAGGCGAAGGCCGGGGGAGCGGCCAAGCCGGCTCGGGGAACGCATCACGGGCGTCGACCGGGTTGCACCCCTCGACGACCTCGCCCCGTCCGACGTCGCCTTCGGGGGCCGGGGAGGCGGCAGTTCGACCGTCGGCTGACTGGTTCGAGATGGCTGCGGCGGCCTATCGGGCGATCGGGCGACCGTACGACGAGTGTTGTGCGTTGGAGGGCAGGGCTCGGCGGGCGTTGGAACTCGGGGATGCGCAGGAGTTGGTTGCGTTGGAGGCGCGGTACGAGAAGCTGGGCGCCCGGTGGGATGCTCGGCGGTGCCGGGAGGCGTTGCGAGAGGCCGGAGTCGCGGTGACGTCGCGGCGGGGACGCCGGGGATACGGGAACGCGCTCTCTCCGCGAGAACACGAAGTCGCCAGGCTCGCGGCTCGTGGGTTGAGCAACAACCGGATCGCCGCTGAGTTGTCCCTGTCGGTGAGCACGGTGGAGGACCATCTCTCCCGGGCGATGCGGAAGCTGAAGATCCGTTCCCGCCGCGATCTTGGGCCGCTGATCGCTCCCTGA
- a CDS encoding DUF4406 domain-containing protein, whose protein sequence is MKKPMLVLIAGPYRSGTDGDPDRIAANLRRLEGAAWPIHAKGHIPMIGEWVALPVLRGAPQVESPDGPEGDVMYDVAGRLLQHCDAVLRLPGESHGADRDVEIAETRGLPIYRDAADIPAFVPQ, encoded by the coding sequence GTGAAGAAGCCGATGCTCGTACTCATCGCCGGTCCCTACCGCTCCGGCACCGACGGCGATCCCGACCGGATCGCCGCCAACCTCCGCCGACTGGAAGGCGCCGCCTGGCCGATCCACGCCAAAGGGCACATCCCGATGATCGGCGAGTGGGTGGCCCTGCCCGTTCTCCGCGGCGCCCCGCAGGTCGAATCGCCGGACGGCCCTGAAGGCGACGTGATGTACGACGTGGCGGGCCGCCTGCTCCAGCACTGCGACGCCGTACTGCGTCTCCCCGGCGAGTCCCACGGCGCCGACCGTGACGTAGAGATCGCGGAGACGCGCGGTCTCCCGATCTACCGCGACGCAGCCGATATCCCGGCGTTCGTTCCGCAGTAG
- a CDS encoding family 2B encapsulin nanocompartment shell protein, with amino-acid sequence MTTSETETETQTRPQLSLGTAAARQLASTTKSVPQMQGISPRWLLRILPWVETKGGAYRVNRRTSYAIGDGRLTFSATGADVRVIPQELTELPPLRELQDPEVLQELANRFGQEEYEAGQVLTEFGSRIDDVLLIAHGKISKIGIGRYGDGTDLGTAADGDYLGEQLFTDPPESIWEYTARTTTRCTVLRLTRQALEQLRDRSEVLREHLDELRSRPRPAQNKNGEAEIALSSGHAGEADLPGTYVDYDPAPREYELSVAQTILRVHTRVADLYNHPMDQTEQQLRLTIEALRERQEHEMVNNREFGLLHNADFKQCIYPRTGPPTPDDFDELLTRRRKPRALLAHPRAIAAFGRECSKAGVYPESALVEGRRVQAWRGVPILPCNKIPIAADNTTSVIVLRTGLEDEGVVGLRQTGLPDEIEPGLNARFMEINEKAVTSYLVSTYYSVAVLVPDALGVLENVELGG; translated from the coding sequence GTGACCACCTCGGAGACCGAGACCGAAACCCAGACCAGGCCGCAGCTCAGCCTGGGGACCGCGGCGGCGCGGCAACTGGCGTCCACCACCAAGTCGGTGCCGCAGATGCAAGGCATCTCGCCGCGCTGGCTGCTGCGGATCCTGCCCTGGGTGGAGACCAAGGGCGGGGCCTACCGGGTGAACCGGCGGACCAGCTACGCGATCGGCGACGGCCGGCTGACCTTCTCCGCCACCGGGGCCGACGTACGGGTGATCCCGCAGGAGTTGACCGAGCTGCCGCCGCTGCGCGAGCTGCAGGATCCGGAGGTACTGCAGGAACTGGCGAACCGCTTCGGGCAGGAGGAGTACGAGGCGGGCCAGGTGCTGACCGAGTTCGGCAGCCGGATCGACGACGTGCTTCTGATTGCCCACGGCAAGATCAGCAAGATCGGCATCGGGCGCTACGGTGACGGGACCGATCTGGGCACGGCCGCGGACGGCGACTACCTCGGCGAGCAGTTGTTCACCGATCCACCGGAAAGTATCTGGGAGTACACCGCCCGCACGACCACCCGGTGCACCGTGCTGCGGCTGACTCGTCAGGCGCTCGAGCAGTTGAGGGACCGGTCCGAGGTACTGCGCGAGCACCTGGACGAGCTCCGGTCCCGGCCGCGTCCGGCCCAGAACAAGAACGGAGAGGCCGAGATCGCGCTCTCTTCGGGTCACGCGGGCGAGGCGGACCTGCCCGGCACCTACGTCGACTACGACCCGGCACCGCGGGAGTACGAGCTGAGCGTCGCGCAAACGATCCTGCGGGTCCACACCCGGGTCGCGGATCTCTACAACCACCCGATGGACCAGACCGAGCAGCAGTTGCGGCTGACCATCGAGGCGCTGCGGGAACGCCAGGAGCACGAGATGGTGAACAACCGCGAGTTCGGCCTGCTGCACAACGCGGACTTCAAGCAGTGCATCTACCCGCGCACCGGTCCGCCGACCCCCGACGACTTCGACGAGCTGCTGACCCGGCGCCGCAAGCCCCGGGCGCTGCTGGCCCACCCGCGGGCGATCGCCGCCTTCGGCCGGGAGTGCAGCAAGGCCGGGGTCTACCCGGAAAGCGCTCTCGTCGAGGGCCGGCGGGTGCAGGCGTGGCGCGGCGTACCGATCCTGCCCTGCAACAAGATCCCGATCGCCGCCGACAACACCACGTCGGTGATCGTGCTGCGGACCGGCCTGGAGGACGAAGGTGTCGTCGGTCTGCGGCAGACCGGGTTGCCGGACGAGATCGAGCCCGGACTCAACGCCCGGTTCATGGAAATCAACGAGAAGGCCGTCACGTCGTACCTGGTCAGCACCTACTACTCGGTGGCGGTGCTGGTCCCGGACGCTCTCGGTGTGCTGGAGAACGTCGAGCTCGGTGGATGA
- a CDS encoding DUF4239 domain-containing protein, producing the protein MSLFFSGLFWVLGLMMVTAVLAVILRKARQRFGREANNEVAGQVFTIVGGVNVVIAAFVLISLFDATDKADENTYQEANALVAVRWASESLAEPARSRVEELTQSYANEVVQVEWPALRAGGPVGGQGWELLSELQGEVERVPTRTDREENSRIEASTQLWNVYQARQDRLNASGNGVSAIVWFAILVGSAMSVGLMFMFGGPGVYSYAVIVSMLSGAIALMLFAIYQLQDPFSGGASVGPDAYVAALTRLARSG; encoded by the coding sequence ATGAGCCTGTTCTTCAGCGGTCTGTTCTGGGTGCTCGGGTTGATGATGGTGACCGCGGTTCTGGCCGTGATCCTGCGCAAGGCCCGGCAGCGGTTCGGGCGGGAGGCGAACAACGAGGTCGCCGGGCAGGTGTTCACCATCGTCGGCGGCGTCAACGTCGTGATCGCCGCGTTCGTGCTGATCTCGCTGTTCGACGCCACCGACAAGGCGGACGAGAACACCTACCAGGAGGCGAACGCGCTGGTCGCGGTCCGCTGGGCCAGCGAGTCGCTGGCCGAGCCGGCCCGGTCGCGGGTCGAGGAACTGACCCAGTCGTACGCGAACGAGGTGGTCCAGGTGGAGTGGCCGGCGCTGCGGGCCGGAGGGCCGGTGGGAGGGCAGGGCTGGGAGCTGCTGTCGGAGTTGCAGGGCGAGGTGGAGCGCGTTCCGACGAGGACCGACCGGGAGGAGAACAGCCGGATCGAGGCGTCGACGCAGCTGTGGAACGTGTACCAGGCCCGGCAGGACCGCCTGAATGCCAGCGGGAACGGGGTGAGCGCGATCGTGTGGTTCGCGATTCTGGTGGGAAGCGCGATGTCGGTCGGGCTGATGTTCATGTTCGGCGGACCGGGCGTCTACTCGTACGCCGTGATCGTGTCGATGTTGTCGGGGGCGATCGCGCTGATGCTGTTCGCGATCTACCAGCTGCAGGATCCGTTCAGCGGTGGAGCAAGTGTGGGACCGGATGCGTACGTCGCTGCGCTGACCCGGCTGGCCCGCAGTGGCTAG
- the ispH gene encoding 4-hydroxy-3-methylbut-2-enyl diphosphate reductase — translation MTRRTILLASPRSFCAGVERAIEIVEQLLARRRSPVYVRKQIVHNTHVVADLESRGAVFVDELDEVPADATVVFSAHGVAPAVRAEAERRGLDVVDATCPLVTKVHAEARRYAGRGDTVVLIGHAGHEEVEGTMGEAPDRTVLVETVDDVAALEVEDAGRVSYLTQTTLAVDETAAVLDALRAKFGALRGPDSADICYATTNRQEALGALSDDADLVLVVGSDNSSNSRRLVELARRRGTPAYLIDDGSGLRPEWLDGVRVIGLTAGASAPPRLVDGVVAALAAFGPVDVVEREITRETVHFTLPVAVRSGAVRDRGCVGPGEFRVQSGRGSQG, via the coding sequence ATGACCAGACGCACCATCCTGCTGGCTTCGCCGCGGTCGTTCTGCGCCGGCGTCGAGCGAGCCATCGAGATCGTGGAGCAGTTGCTGGCCCGGCGGCGTTCGCCGGTCTACGTCCGCAAGCAGATCGTGCACAACACTCACGTCGTGGCCGACCTCGAGAGCCGTGGCGCGGTGTTCGTGGACGAGCTCGACGAAGTGCCGGCGGACGCGACCGTGGTGTTCTCCGCTCATGGTGTCGCCCCGGCAGTCCGAGCGGAGGCGGAGCGGCGCGGGCTCGACGTGGTCGACGCGACCTGCCCGTTGGTGACCAAGGTGCACGCCGAGGCCCGCCGGTACGCCGGCCGCGGCGACACCGTCGTCCTGATCGGGCACGCGGGGCACGAGGAAGTCGAAGGCACGATGGGGGAGGCGCCGGACCGGACCGTTCTGGTCGAGACCGTCGACGACGTGGCGGCGCTGGAGGTGGAGGATGCAGGGCGGGTCTCCTACCTGACTCAGACGACTTTGGCGGTGGACGAGACCGCCGCCGTTCTCGATGCGCTCCGCGCCAAATTCGGCGCGCTGCGCGGCCCCGACTCGGCTGACATCTGCTACGCCACCACCAACCGGCAAGAGGCACTGGGAGCGCTCTCCGATGACGCCGACCTGGTTCTCGTGGTCGGCTCGGACAACTCGTCGAATTCGCGCCGCCTGGTCGAGCTCGCCAGGCGACGCGGCACTCCGGCGTACCTGATCGACGACGGGTCCGGTCTCCGGCCGGAGTGGCTCGACGGGGTCAGGGTGATCGGCCTGACTGCCGGCGCGTCGGCGCCGCCACGGTTGGTGGACGGTGTGGTCGCTGCTCTGGCTGCCTTCGGTCCGGTGGATGTGGTCGAGCGGGAGATCACGCGGGAGACCGTGCACTTCACTCTCCCAGTGGCGGTGCGCAGCGGGGCTGTGCGCGACCGGGGCTGCGTCGGTCCTGGTGAGTTTCGCGTCCAGAGCGGGAGGGGGAGCCAGGGATGA
- a CDS encoding DUF6923 family protein, whose amino-acid sequence MSLSRLRRVELPSGRVTELGKLDYLVDAMGYARSQDLVYGIASRDRHGWLHRRPHLVTINRQGLVRDLGEVRRGVGGVAAPTAGAVAGHRLYLRDGLRLFTMDIDPDSTTYKSVLRVVRLKPVLGALTVDDLAADPVSGFLYGISTVGAGPAKVVSVDPGSGTVRAVADVRGVPSTASYTSVVLSGRALYAVHTRPGSRSRAVRIALSGEVREVTSWEPVWTGDAAGCLQQVPTPPPPPPTPTPRPPTASPPPSPTQTPRPPSPPPTVRPPSPPPPGVRPPSPRPPNARPPSSTPPNRRPVSPGPSPRPTATTPLPTPTEAAELPVRPTPSPTPRPTSRPLPPLVTPPVVSVAPRMAAVPEEPDDTVLVLRRWSLATLLMILTGAAAMAAQRRMRR is encoded by the coding sequence GTGTCGTTGTCGCGATTGCGGCGGGTCGAGCTGCCGTCGGGCCGGGTCACGGAACTGGGCAAGCTGGACTACCTGGTCGACGCCATGGGGTACGCGCGATCGCAGGATCTCGTCTACGGCATCGCCTCGCGGGACCGGCACGGCTGGCTGCACCGGCGCCCGCATCTGGTGACGATCAACCGCCAGGGCCTCGTCAGGGACCTGGGCGAGGTACGCCGTGGCGTCGGCGGGGTCGCCGCTCCGACGGCCGGCGCGGTGGCTGGACATCGGCTCTACCTGCGCGACGGACTCCGGCTCTTCACGATGGACATCGACCCGGACAGTACGACGTACAAGAGTGTGCTGCGGGTGGTTCGGCTGAAGCCGGTGCTCGGGGCGTTGACCGTGGACGACCTGGCGGCGGATCCGGTGAGCGGGTTCCTGTACGGGATCTCCACAGTCGGTGCGGGGCCGGCCAAGGTGGTCAGCGTCGACCCGGGCAGCGGGACAGTCCGTGCTGTCGCCGATGTGCGCGGGGTGCCGTCGACGGCGTCGTACACCTCGGTGGTGCTGTCCGGGAGAGCGCTCTATGCCGTTCACACCCGTCCGGGCTCTCGGAGCCGGGCCGTTCGGATCGCGCTCTCTGGAGAAGTGCGGGAGGTGACGTCGTGGGAACCGGTGTGGACCGGGGATGCAGCTGGTTGCCTGCAGCAAGTGCCCACTCCGCCGCCACCTCCACCGACGCCGACACCGCGGCCGCCGACTGCGTCGCCGCCGCCTTCGCCGACGCAGACGCCGAGGCCGCCGTCGCCTCCGCCGACAGTCCGTCCTCCGAGCCCCCCGCCGCCTGGTGTACGTCCGCCCAGTCCACGTCCGCCTAATGCTCGTCCGCCTAGCTCGACGCCGCCGAATCGTCGGCCGGTGTCTCCGGGGCCGAGCCCGCGCCCGACCGCAACCACGCCCCTGCCGACGCCGACGGAGGCTGCTGAGTTGCCGGTCCGTCCGACTCCGTCGCCCACCCCTCGCCCGACGAGTCGGCCGCTTCCGCCGCTCGTGACCCCGCCGGTGGTCAGCGTGGCGCCGCGGATGGCGGCGGTTCCTGAGGAGCCGGACGACACTGTGCTCGTTCTGCGACGGTGGTCGCTCGCGACCCTGCTGATGATCCTGACCGGCGCCGCCGCGATGGCCGCCCAACGCCGGATGCGCCGATGA